acgcacgggcattctactagttagGAGTAGAGATTAAGATAAGTCAGAATGTCCACATGGCACCTCCACAAGAAAGCATAATGTGAGAAATGATTCAGCCATGTCAGGATGTCCACAAGGCACTCAACCCATTTCACATTTCTAATCCAACTGAGAATTATCTCATATGCCTGTGATGTGTGAGAAGAATAGATGCAGGTTCATCACCATAGCAGCTGCACTGCTCCAGCATATAGAGATTCAGATGACTCCATTTTTACAGTAGAAAGAGAGTGGGGTTCGCCTTCAACAACCTGCAAAAGTAGAAAGAATGTAACTTTTTAGATGTTGCAGATGTATAACTCAAAAGCACATATACCATGCATAATGACTCTATCATGAGAGTAGTTATAAAAAATCAAACTTGTTGCTTCAGTTACCTCATTTTCCCAGTCTAGTTCTCTCCTCAAAAAAAAAATACAGGAACATCTAAAAGAATGTATTCCTTTCGTCCTCAGACACCAAAGAGAAATCCAGAGAAAATCGTTGAACCTTCAGAAGCATAACAACGAACAGGTTCAGTTCAAAAGCAGGATTTTGATGCAGCATAATGTACATGATGCACCTCCCCTACTGTTCAGATTGTGTAGATCATTTTAGTTCCATAACACGCTCACACACAGCACACAGACGCAAACACATTGGTTGCCTGGAAGCCGGAGCAGAAGCAGCCGCGAAAGGCGGAGCTTGGGAGGCAGCCGCAGCCGGCCGGACTACGGGACGGCGCATCGCAAGCGCCGGCaagtactactccctccataaATAAATGTAAGATCGTTTAGATAACTACTTCTAAACgaacttatatttctttacggagggggtGCTTGATAATTTTTATTACAAGTCTGCATTATGATTCATTTTATAATTTATAGGGAGAAATCTCTAACAAAGAAGGGATAACTGGATGAAATATGACAACGACCTTACAATCTTTCAACGAACATAACAGATAACCGACTGAATCCCTAACAAAGAAGGGAATAACTGACAGAAATGTTGACGACGAATCTTTGATATTTGGAAGAAAGAAAAAAGGAGACTGGATGCTGCTGCTCTGTTCGGCCTTGAACCGTACGTCTCATGAGTACACTACTAGAGAGCAAGAAACTCCGGCAGGGCACAGATCCTCACGTCGCTGCGGCAAATCGGGCACGTCGTCGCCTGGCAGAACCACCTGAAAATGCACCGGCGGTGGAACGCGTGCGGGCACCTCGGCGGCTGCACGGCGGGCTCTCCATCCAGTCCCTCCAAGCAGATCGGGCAGTTGTCGGGCTTGTCGCTGCCGCCCAGGTCCCTCTCCTTGCACGCCATCAGGAGAGCCTGCTCATCATGTATGAACTGCCGGTCCACCTCCATGACGAAGCGGAAGGTGAAGCCACGGGTGGCGCGGTCGCTGCACGCCACGCGGACGATCTGCGGCACCACGTTCGAGGGTACGACGCGGtcccactcgtcgtcggcgaggcgGAGCACCCGGAGCTGGGGCATTCTCGCCAGCATCCTGCGGAGCGCCCAGCGGCAGGCACCGTCGCTCTGGAGCGCGGAGAGGTCTCTGACGAGGAACTTCATGGCGGAGCCGTTGCTTGGACCGATGTACTGCTGTTGCCTCACGATCGGGGGCTGGCCGCGTCCGCGGAACTCCAGGGACCGCTTCACGTAGCACTTCACGAACACCGCGAACTGGTACCCAGCGTCGGGCGGCGCGGGATCAACGGAGAACCAGCTGGAGGTCGCCTCGACACTGCGCATGACCAATAGGccagcagcggcggcagcggcgacggcgTGATTCGACATCGCCGTCACTATTTCACTACACCGGGTGGCAACATGGGATCTGTTGTGGCAAAGCTGCAGATGGTTGCGGCTGGTGGCGCTATTTGTAGTCGACGGCCGGGGGGCGCGTGCGCGTACCGTGGCTACCAGTCGGAGAGGCTTCGGGCGGGACATTCGAATTCTTGTTAGGAAACGAACGCGATGGAAAATATTTTTTTCTCCGTTTCACGCGGCAAAATCGAAGTCCTTTTTTTGAAAGTAAATCGAAGTCCTTTTAGGAAACGAACGCGATGCAAAACGTTTTTAGGAAAGATACAAACGCGATGcaattgtttttttctttttaggaAACGAACGCGATGCAAATCTTCCGTATCACACGGAAAGGGTAGGCAGTTAAACGATTCTTTTTTTGACATCAAAGTTAAATGATTCCTTTTAGGAAACGAACGTGATACAATTCTGCTCTCCGTTTCAGGCCTTTAGCCTCGCCTTAAGCACAAGTTAGTTTTTTTCGATGGGTAGATTAAATGTGGCTGGCCATTTGCGCGGCCCATTAGCGTATATATTTTTTCACTTCCCAAAAAATATTTTATATATCTAAATAATAAATTAAAATAGAGTTTGCTTTAATAAATGAAAAATTAGAAATTTAATAGATCAAGAGAAAAATATCATCTATTTATAGTTTTGTTCATATAGCTTCTTAGATTACTTCTTGTATACTTACAAAATGATTTACACTGATAGTGAAAAGTATTTCGTGAAATCACAAATAAAAGGGTAAAAAAAATAGTAAACTATAGTTTGCCGCTTTGCGGACACCATTCACAGGCGAATGCatttggggggaggggggggggtctaGAAGGAGGAGCCCGAGAGGTAGGGTACAACTAATTTGACATGTGGAACTCATATGTAAGGTTGGTTATTGAAACGAGAAGAACAAAAGTCATCCTTGAAGCGCAATAACATCCCGCGAGGGCAGGGCATCAAAAGTCAAACTTGTAAAAAGATACATGTGTCACCATGTGTCGCTTCTTTCTCATGCCACTTAGAAAATGCTATCAGCACTAGAGTCGGCTTCATGCAATTACTCTATATTGATTCTTCATTATTAGGGTATGATTACGTTATCATTGCAAAAAAAATTGGAGTCCGTTAGGAAAAGAAGCCATGACTACTAGATTACTTTAAGCAAAGGAGCACATGATGAAAAACTATATGACACCCATCACATTATTACATAATGATACCATTTACATTACATTACATAATGTTGATGGAACAAAGTAATGCATAATAAGGGTAGCTATTTCTTCCATGATGAAATACCAAGGAACTGCTTGTATGGAGCAACAAGTCATGTCAATGAAAAAATGCTAGATCAAACAATCTACTAGTTTGCAAAAAAAGCCACTTTGGTGGAATAATTTCTTGCACAATATGGATTTTTATGTATACTCGAAGAAAAAAACTTCTAGTATGAAGAAAAAATCCATGTCAATTAAACAAGTGGTGCACAATACGAAACATATTTCGGTGTTCACAAAATAAGCAATATATTTGAGTTATTATTTGTATATTGGATCAAAAACTTTAGACATGAAGGAAATGATTTTATGTAGCCTAAATAATGGAAAACAAATTAACACTTAAAAAGTATTCATGAAACATTTTACAAAAAAATATAGCTACTGTGTATTAGGTGAAAGTCGCCCataaaaagtactccctctgtctcataatataagaacgtttttggcactacactagtgtaaaaaacgttcttatattatggaacggagggagtatttatgaaACATTTTACAAAAAAAATAGCTACTGCATATTAGGTGAAAGTCACCCATAAAATTGTTGGTGAGTAGGGCTTGAGAAAATCCTATCGAGCTTGGTGGAAAACTATGGATCAATAGTTGAGTGCAGCATTTTGGAGGACGAGCTCCATGGagctttttttaaaagaaaaacaaaaaatatattattaagtttcaaaaaattctggaCAAAAATATATGCGTTCATATGGATGTGTTTTACATGTGTGTAAGTTCTGACAATGAAATGCCATTATGTTGAGAGATACACAAGAAAGACAAATTCGTGCATTTTTTATAGTGAAAAATATGTGTAATGTTCACCATTTCAAAATCACAATTTTTTATTTTATGTAGCTCTTACAGTAATGTATATCATCTTCAAATTTACACACATGTATTACACATCCGTATGAACACGTATTTTTTTTAAGATTTTTTGGAAACTTCAAAATGTGATTTTTGTTAAATTTTCAAAATAAAGAGCTCCACGGAGCTTCGCCTCCATTTAGCATTTTCATCAATAGTTGCCCTGAAAATACAATTGCAATATGTGTAGAAAGGGTAGTCGGCATATGCAGGGTGGCACAATTAAGCGAGCAGGCAGGTGTCGCAGATCAAAATTCAAAACGGGAAAAGACACATGTGTCATCCTCTGTCGCTTCTTTCTCGTGCTACTCAAATACATTTAGCATTGGAGCTAGCATAGGGTCTTCCGATGTTTGTCTCTTAGCATGGGTTTGTAGGTAAAATGTTAATGTGGCACATCAATTAAGGGTGAGTGAGGAGTTGTATGTTAGTGGAGATAAAGTTTAACCATGTTTCTGTATGTAGTGTAACCGATGCTCTAATCCGGTGTGCCTTCTCGCCCTATGTTTCTCTCCTTCCTATCTCTCCGTAACTAACATGAACCCTATACCGAATGAATGTAACATCATTTAGATAAAAACATAAAGAGACAATGCATTGGGTGGTTGTCTCTAAAACTCTTTCACCACCTAGAATGACGAGTTAAGAGCCAATGTATTAGGTGTGCCCTTAGTACAACTAGCTTTAAACATTCTCTCATATTAGTAAAGGATTACTTTAAGCAAAGGAGCATGCAATAGTCATTTCTATGAAAGAAACGTGTCTAGTTGTAATTTTCATTTTCGGCAGGAAACAAACCTTAATAGACGTGGAAGTCCATCTACTCCGCCTTTCTGTCTTTGAAGGCTAGCTAGCTATATGGTCGTGCACTAGCTAGCAATGCTCAGCAAGACTTGTCACAGCTTAGTGAGCTATTTTGCTTTGATGGAACGGAGCTTTAGCTTCACAAGCGCAGGCAGCATAGCCCACGTACTTACAACACTATCCATGACCACCACACCCAGCTCGTAATCGCATAACTCCCAGGAACATCCACTCGCTTGATCCTAGAGATTGTTGTTTCCCAGCGTATGATATACTACAAGGTGGGGTTCCTCTATGAACAGCGAAACGACCATTACGACAAGGCCCGAGATCTCATCGACACATCGGATGAGCCTTGAGACCTCGATCCCTTGAAAGTACGAAAACATGTGTGAGTTTCTCACTCGAATTGGATATTTGTTACATTGATCCACCCAACCACCCACATATAGCAAATTCAAATTACAGGTGAATTTCAAGTTCAGGCCAAAGCATTCCTTTCTTCCGGGCCAAGCTTATAAGTAGTCATTGCGCTTAATGGCCCAGTCTGGGCAAGAGTGCCATCTGGGGAGCCTCTTGTTGTGGTTAGCCACGACCTAGGTGATCTTTGAGATAAAAATGTGCTCACTGCGCTTGAATTTTtctaaacaaattttgaatttaatTTTTTTCACCTCGATATAGATAGGTATTAAACCCATATTTATCAAAAATGTGTTGATAACTTTTTTTGAGATAAAAATGTGCTACTAGCTCAGTGGAATATTCTCTGCACCCATCATATCTGTGCAACTCACGAGTTCGTGCCTAGTCGGCCTCTAAGTTTTCCGCATTGTTGTGACATACATGTTCCATAAAGTAACAAAAAAAGCGCAACTCGGGATTCCATAGATGTGGAAAGCACACACCTATCACTGCGTCGTGACTCGTTAGCTTGTTACATGAAAGATGCTAACTAGAGCTGCGgcaattaatttggatcggagggagtatgataTTTAACTATACAATGACTGATTAAATCCAGTTCTTGTTAAACATTGGCATTTCTTCGCAATATGTGTGTTAACCGTGGGGAGGCACAGTGGATCTTCCATGCGGAAGGCATGGAATAATTTCTTTCTGAGTGGTGTAAGGCACAGAATAATGATACGACGGGCATGATGCACTGTTGTTGGGCTAGCCCATGTGCTCTGGgttttgttttttttcatttttatctgGTGtacttttgattttttttctaactTTACTATTTTGGCTTTCCCTTTTATTGAATTTTATGTTTCATTTAATTTTGCTTCTATTTTCATTTAttggtttttatttttttgtttattCTTGTCCAAAATAAATATGTAACTTTTTTATAAAATGAAAGAACTTAATTTTGAAAACAAATCATTCTAAAGTACGAATACATTTTTAATCCATGAATGATCTTAAAAGTTATGCAAGCACAATTTAAAAAGTCATGACAACTTTTTGAAATtagcaaacatttttttaaataacggAATCATTGTTCAATTACAGGAACATTTTCCCAAAATATTTGAGACTATATAAAATTATTAGATCATTTTTTGGAAATATGAGAAACATGTTTTATTGCACTAACATTTTAAAAAACATGGGAACTATATTTAAATATAATATTAATATTTTGAAAGTGTAATAACTTTTTAAAAATGTATGATCATTTCTATAAGATATAATACTTTACTTAATTGTACAAACAATGTTAAAAAAATTGGTGAACTCTTTAGAAATTTCCTGAACATTTTTTGTTAAAAGTTCGAGCATCTTATATCTTATATATACTAATCGGACGCACCATAAGAGGCTCCACATTAATCCTTGAAAACTAAGAAAATTGTCCGTCTGATCTTGATGTTAAATATGTAGAGCCGTTGGAGGAGATTTCAGGAGTCTCACGTGATGTCCCACGTCCACTCTAGCAAACTATTGCGCATAATATCTCCCTCGACGCCCCCGCAAAAAGAGAATGTCTTCCTCGTTATAGAAAAAAAAATCTCGCATGCTCCTTCCTCCACCCATCCTGCCTCACACTAGCACCGGCGCATCATCCACATATGTTCGTTCCTCCTCCTCTGGTGCTCCTCCTCCCTTCATTTTTTCAGTCTTCACGTGGCAACCATCTAAAACAATCCACGTAGCCTATCCCCAATCCCATCCTCTAGAATCTATGAATCTACATTGCCCAACCACGCCACAAACCATCTTGGCTGAGGAGGAGGTAGTTCAAATCTCAACTTCCATGCTTGACCAAATTGCAATCCAAGGCAGTTTGTATCAGCTTGGGTAACCGCCATTGTTTGCGAAGTTGCCAGTCTAGGCAATATGGCTGACTGATTGCTGGTTTGCAAGGAGTAAGACGTGAGTAGGTTTTCGTTTTTGAGGATTTTTGTTTGTCGTGCTATTGCAATTTGAGATTTGTGATATAATGAGAAATTATAGCCTAGAGTTTATTCTTGGGGATTTTGATGGTGTGCTTTCTTTAGTTTCATACCTTTATATTACTTGGATGGCTAGGATTTCTAGGTGCTATACAGTCCAATTCACGAAAGACATGGGTGTACTTCTGCACAACAAACTCAAGCACCTCTTCTTTATATTTTATTGAAAGTGGATTAGTCGTTTTAGAGCATCACACTGTTAATTATGTTCCTTACAAGCAAAAGCTATGCATTTGTCTACATGGATCTACCTTTTAATTTTATGATCATCACTTGATCCAATATGATATATGCAGCTTAGAAGCAAAAACTTTACTCTGTTCTAATGGAATTTCTTTGATAGTGTTGTTACAAACTTGGAGTCTATATACAAATTATGCATTCATGAGGCAAGTTAACCTTTGTAGGCTTTATCATATTTCTTTTCTGCTTGATTTTTTTAATAGCTTTCTCTTTGTGAGATTTGATATACTGAATCATTAAAACATATTTGAGTTGGTTGTTGTACAATTCATACATCTGTTGTATGGAGCACAGACTTGCTTAGTAAGAGCTCCTATGTAATTAACATCTGATCCAGTGCAGACTTTAGTAGACACGCACGATGACCGGATATGTTCAGTCTCCATTGTTTTGTTCAAACAGAAGATATGACCTCGCATACATGTATTTCCATTGTAATATAATGGAATATATATTAAAGGAAAGAATCATTTTGTATGCTTCAGATTCATACTGAAGGTGTGTCCTGTCTTTGCTGCAATTCTTCTTTTTTACATAATAGGAAAAGTTATGTATCAAAAAGGACACTCCCTAAGCATGTCATTACGGATTAGCTAACAAAGCCCACGCGATGAAGAGGATAATCAAATTGAGAGCCGCCGAAGAGGATAACAAAAGCCCATGCCACTTCTGCAGAAACATAGATATCTAGAATTTGTTATTTCTTCTATTTTTAATTTTCATGAGTATTTACATATGTACATAATGACAGACTATTTATCTTATAACTAAAATAGTGAAGTTGTGATTTAGATTGAGAGCCAATAATTTCAGTGATTTGTGTCCTTCATTTTAAAGAGAAACATATTCTCATTTTATGATGCACTTCATATACAATAACCATGCATAATTCCATGTCCAATTTTAAAGAGAAATATATATAGAATAAAACTAATTATATTCAAATATCATGACCTTGAATAGGTCTCATTCTTTCTTCTCTGTTAACTGAGCATGTGATTCCTTGTAAATGTTCCTCCAAATATATTATCTGTGAGTTTCCAGTTTTATTGTCCCATGGTGGATTTCTTTtatgaattcaaaaaaaaaaattagcTGCAAGATAATAAAAAATGTACGCCAAGTTCGCATATATTTCTAATTGCTATCACATTACCATAGAAAGTTCTTTAATTGTTTTATTAATTTTTTAAAATCACTAGCTTGTGCAGACgcatgggttgatgacttgtttttCTAATTatatgaacatttaaaaaaataaaGACCTAATTAAttccatgaacatttttcaaatatattgACATTATTACAAATATAACACAAAAATGGTCATAAACATCTTTCAAATGCGCCATGTATAGTTTCAAATATGTTATTTAAAATAATACGTGATAAATATTTTTAAGATaaactatgaacattttttaactaCACATTGCGCACTTTTATGTATTTTATGTATATTTTtaaaatatatgatgaacatttacATGTACATATAAGATTTCATGTTCTACAGTATAAATTTTATATTTTAAAAATGGGCTTAAAACTTAAAATACAAATAATAATTTGTatgaaaaaaattaaaattaaaagcagCTCAAAATAGAGCAAGGGCCGAGCTAGGCGCATCAATAGACGGTTGCTTCGTTACGTTAAAAATCCGGAAAACAGTCCATTCATGAAAGAATAGTCTCTTTGTTTTTTAGTGGACAACGAACAAATAGTAGATCAATGAAACAGATGTAAATGAGCCACCAAAGAAGCACAACAGTAGATAAGCAAACGAACTGGTGCACCTTTGCTCGTTGTTTCGCGCGTAACACACGATGTAGGAGAGCAACTAGCTGACGGTTACCCCTTAGGGGACGACGGCAAGGCTCAGTTTCACATACTTGGAGCACGCCAAGCAGTGGCGAAGCCACGTTAGACCTGTGCAGTCGCTTGACTACACGGAATTTTCGTGAGTCCATGACCCCCACCACGTTAGGCCCGTCTATTTAGCATTTGTTTTGGAAAACAATTAGCTGGACCATAACAAAAATTACCTCCTTGGTCCCTTGGTTTTAGTGGATCGGGAAATATCCCAAAATAACGTACTTTTCTTCTTAAATTTCTCTAACTTTCCAACTTCTAGCTCGTGTATCGGAAGAAAAAAACCCTTCTCGATCGTGCACATCTCAGTTTATCGCGGGAACATGGACAGCCGCCGTCAGCCGCATCCTCCTCCCATCGTCCCGCTAGCCGTGAGGCGCGGAAACCTCCGGCCATCCAGGGCGTGAGCGACGCCGATGCACTGTTCGGCGAACCGCGAGCGACGCACCATCCAGCATCCGCGGGCACCCATTAATCCAGACTGAATTGATCTATAGTTCAATATTGTTGCCAGTATACTAATCAAACACCAGAACATTCCCATATATCTACTAGTAAGCTtgtacgtgcaacgcacgtctgaaCTCTATCACATAATAATTAAAACAGttgtatggttttatatagattttTCATCTGCAAATTTTTCACTAAAATAATGTTTGTTTGGGTGGAAAAAAATCAAATCACATGGACAAATGAAGAAGGTGTAAATAATATTAAAGATCAATGGAAATCTCTACTGAACATTGGTAGTCTCATATGCTTCCCATTGAACATCATACATTCTGTGAATTACCACTGCCCTAGGCAATCCACAATCCAGTTGTCTTGCTTGTGAAGATCTGATATTGCTCAGTTCATTCTAATATACATCTGCAGAATCGCGAAGTAAAAGCAGAGAGAAAGATTATACCAAATCTAGCGACCCTAATCAGATAGAGACATGAGAGAACAATTAAAAAAGACAATGAAAGAATTTAATGAATAAAATCTTATGCTTACGTATCAATCCATGAGAGATAACTATACTTTTGCAAATTTTCGTTACAACATTGTCTAATGTGTGATCAACAAAGACAAACTACAGTCGGCTTGTATCATGCATTATGATTTAACAGAGGCAGACAACAGAGCCAAACTAATGGAGATAATCATCTAGGTAGCTATAGGATGCATTATGATTTAATTCTCTCCCAAATATGCTTCCTATTAACTCCAAAATCTGATATTGAAATGACACAGTATTTGTCCTATCAGAATTTTTTTAGACAGAGGACCATCACATTTTGAAACTGTATACTCATGCTCAATTTTTTCCAGCACAAAGACTAAGTTGTATGTGTTGAAAAGTATCAATAGGATAAATCATGTACCTGTACTAACCTTGACAACATCAATGGCCTTGTCATTCCTTCAGAACAACCATAATGAAACTATTCTTGTCTTCTCTTTCAAATTGAAAGAGATAATATACATGAACAAAGCTTATTTCTGAAGATACATTGTTGCTAACACCCAGGGAGGTTATGGTCCAGATTGAATCGAGCTGCACTAGGTCAGTGGCTGGACAATGGTGGAGTTTCGGTTGCAGTGATGTGGCCATCGTGGTAGAGGCGAACTTCTGTGCTAAAATGCATTATAATGTCAGGTTAGAATCGAGCATTCTAGCAGATaaagaagggatggagagggagagagatgtcaGGTCGCTACTTTCTTGGTACCGATGGATGGAGCTACCCGTTCCGAGGAGATAGGGTGGAGGAGGGCGGAGCTGGCAGCAAGGAGCACACGTGTGGCCTCGTTCGCCGGCTCTACACAGGAATGGTTACTTAGCAAGGTTCACAAAGAAAGAATATAGAGCAAGAACAAAATCTGCTACTTACATAATGTAACACGAATCCTCTTTCATATGGATATATATAGTAGCGACCTGCCACATGTTAATATTTTGACAGAGGCTCCAACTTTGTCAGTGGTATTCTCCTCGAAAATAACCTGCAAGTCAAACAACTGTTTATGCAAGTAGCATATACTCCCtatgtctcataatataagagcgcttTTAACAATacattagtgtcaaaaacgctcttatattatgggatagagggagtagttcCCTTCTTTCCATAAGCTGGAATCACAATGTGCGTCAGTTGGTACAATTCTCAATGATTACCTTGACAGTGTTCATAAATGTCTGTATTGATGTTTCCATGACCGTTAGATATAAGTTAATTCAGATAAGCAATACCACCAACCTTTACCAAAATTCAGAGAAGCATGTACTGAATATTCATAGAATCATTTGTATAGTTGACTCATTGTATCTTTTCTCTTGGGTATAACATCTTGCAtgaccaagcttgagcaatgcaaaTAACAGAACAATGCCACCATGCAAGAGAGAGACACCTGAGTGTTCAAATAAATTAAGGATTGCTCCTGTTGATGCATGATCATAATTACATTTGCattgacattaaagttgaggaacaaATGCTATATCATTGATCCAAGAGATGCTAGCTACAAGTAAATATTTCACAGTATTACACCTAAAGTTTAACGTGCATATGCAAGAATCTCTATCTAATATTACCATCCCCACATTAATGTGACAGGGTTGCCTTTTCCCATCTCTGTATATATTTTTTCATACAATCTAGCTTGCAAAACAGGTGCAAGGAACAGACTGTTTCTGTGCAATAATATTAGAAAACATTAACCATGGCGGACATATATAAATATGTGATGAGCATTAACATGGGAAGACAAAAAAAAGGTAGTAAATTTCATGGACAAACCTTTCTTCCAGTCAATGTCGAGACATGGTCCGGTTTTGCAAATTCTCCCAATAGAAAGTGAAAGTGAAGCAGACTACAATATATAGGGTCCACAGATCATGGCTTCTACTCCGATTGAAATATTAATTCAATTTTCCTTCATGTACATATATTACGCCGCATATATCAATGCCCAAAGGAACCACTTCACCTGAGTGAAGCTTCAATTCTGAAAAGTGAAGTTCTCGATGTCCTACAAAAACAAATCTTATCAAACAAATCAAACAAGCTCAATGGGCTAAGAACAGAagtcctacaaatcaaagaggccaACCCTTAAAAACTCAATTGTACCAAACATCCGAAGAATTTGCTAGCTTAGCAGTAAAGACCAAGCTATCAACATTTAATTGCAGTTGGCAAACAATATAGACTATCTATCTAGTTCACTAAAATGACAATGCATCCAGCGTTGT
The Triticum dicoccoides isolate Atlit2015 ecotype Zavitan chromosome 3A, WEW_v2.0, whole genome shotgun sequence genome window above contains:
- the LOC119272927 gene encoding uncharacterized protein LOC119272927, whose translation is MSNHAVAAAAAAGLLVMRSVEATSSWFSVDPAPPDAGYQFAVFVKCYVKRSLEFRGRGQPPIVRQQQYIGPSNGSAMKFLVRDLSALQSDGACRWALRRMLARMPQLRVLRLADDEWDRVVPSNVVPQIVRVACSDRATRGFTFRFVMEVDRQFIHDEQALLMACKERDLGGSDKPDNCPICLEGLDGEPAVQPPRCPHAFHRRCIFRWFCQATTCPICRSDVRICALPEFLAL